The genomic DNA CGCCACCTCTCCTCCAACACCTTCCAATTCCACAACTCGTCCCCCTAACCCAGGACGACCCACTCTAAGACCCGGAATGAATGGTGCAGCCGTTCGAGAACTGCAACAACGCCTCCGCAGTTTAGGCTTTGCCGTCGGTACGATTGATGGCGTATTTGGCGACCAAACCCTCAATGCAGTCATTGCCGCCCAAGAAAAGTTTAAGCTCAATCCGGATGGCGTGGTGGGCCCTGCAACCTGGCGAGCATTATTCAATCAGTAATTTCCCAAAATACTCCTTTAAACTCAAGCCATAACGAATGTCCGAAAATCGCTTTTTCATTGCCCTCTTGCCTCCTCAAGAAGTCCAAGAAGTTGCCAATCAAATCAAGCAACATTTTGCGGAGTTTTATCGCAGTAGTAAAGCATTCAATTCTCCACCACACATTACTATTCATCCCCCTTTCATTTGGGATAGTCAGAATCTTCCTAACTTAGAAAACCATTTACAAGCTTTTGCCCAAAACCAATCTCCTATTCCCATCATTCTTGAAGGATTTGGTGCATTCAAACCTCGCGTCATTTATATCAATCCCCTCAAAACGCCTGAATTAATCAAATTCCAGCAGGATTTAAGTCGCGATCTAAAAAGTACTTTTGGACTGATTGGCAACACAGAGAAA from Lusitaniella coriacea LEGE 07157 includes the following:
- a CDS encoding 2'-5' RNA ligase family protein: MSENRFFIALLPPQEVQEVANQIKQHFAEFYRSSKAFNSPPHITIHPPFIWDSQNLPNLENHLQAFAQNQSPIPIILEGFGAFKPRVIYINPLKTPELIKFQQDLSRDLKSTFGLIGNTEKNRPFAPHITVAFRDLTKSNFQLAWAVFKERELHFEFTIPQLTLLIHNQKVWEIYKEFSFK